From Flavobacterium sp. 102, a single genomic window includes:
- a CDS encoding T9SS type A sorting domain-containing protein yields MSNRINIFPVVLTTNGSLPGRQASDAKKWSSVAYGNDKFVAVCTNSTMNKAMYSGGLLAQSDFNKEKILIYPNPASDRLFIKLPGVASTENATAKMYDFRGRLVREFSINNEDFSIVLSGRGAIHS; encoded by the coding sequence ATGAGTAATCGTATCAATATCTTCCCAGTCGTGTTAACTACCAATGGTTCTTTGCCCGGGAGACAAGCCAGTGACGCTAAAAAATGGAGTTCTGTAGCCTACGGTAATGATAAATTTGTGGCGGTATGCACGAATAGCACTATGAACAAAGCAATGTATTCTGGAGGACTTCTGGCCCAAAGTGATTTTAATAAAGAAAAGATTTTAATTTACCCAAATCCCGCATCTGACCGTTTATTTATAAAACTACCTGGCGTTGCTTCTACAGAAAATGCTACAGCAAAAATGTATGATTTCAGAGGAAGGCTTGTACGGGAATTTAGTATAAATAATGAAGACTTCAGCATTGTTCTTAGCGGGCGCGGCGCTATACATTCTTAA
- a CDS encoding S41 family peptidase has protein sequence MHTNTKMKRLVLHSVLILLFNFAVAQKNPSHFKSEIDFGNGTAFSTFLDVTIAKDQFTITSPKNADVRIFGGKAKLGRMLGKSPKKGIIITISGQQKNDSLFGDSNIPMVGKLKFKGIIKDETLSAALLNEDGIAIGTIRGISSTENKIDYSYLYPMLLKTVQDNIYSPAALQTQAWKKFENDIKKLSTTAHDDIEMYFGFNILAQQLPFSHLSLTIAQEATDNEETAITPKSVVFEEKNSTTAYLQIKNFSNSTPELAATLPQIVANPNYKNLIIDLRNNPGGGIEAAFEFAKHITDSDMEVGYFLTNKLQYTGYQPELFKTLPELQPKGTKDFTDELKASPGVKLIFKKPTNPVFTGNIYVLTNGKTGSTCEPIVYALKNSKRATIVGEKTAGAMLAASPFVVSGKYMLILPIADFYTYDGIRLDRVGVNPDIEVKSEEALNKVLEIITGGKS, from the coding sequence ATGCACACCAACACAAAAATGAAACGCCTCGTTTTACATTCCGTACTGATTTTACTTTTTAATTTTGCTGTAGCCCAAAAGAATCCATCGCATTTTAAAAGCGAAATAGATTTTGGTAACGGCACTGCATTTTCCACTTTTTTGGATGTTACTATTGCTAAAGACCAATTTACCATAACTTCTCCCAAAAATGCGGACGTACGTATATTTGGCGGCAAAGCAAAACTGGGAAGAATGTTAGGGAAATCCCCAAAGAAAGGAATCATCATTACCATTAGCGGACAGCAAAAAAACGATAGTTTGTTTGGAGACAGCAATATCCCGATGGTAGGGAAATTAAAGTTTAAGGGAATTATAAAGGATGAAACGCTTAGCGCAGCACTCCTCAATGAAGACGGAATAGCTATAGGCACAATACGTGGTATCAGTTCTACAGAAAACAAAATTGATTACAGCTATCTCTATCCAATGTTATTAAAGACCGTTCAGGACAATATTTATTCCCCGGCAGCGTTACAAACTCAGGCATGGAAGAAGTTCGAAAACGATATCAAAAAATTATCTACTACTGCCCACGACGATATTGAAATGTATTTCGGCTTTAATATACTCGCGCAACAACTTCCGTTTAGCCATTTAAGTTTAACCATAGCACAAGAGGCAACTGATAATGAAGAAACAGCCATCACCCCGAAATCAGTTGTCTTTGAAGAAAAAAACAGCACTACGGCCTATCTACAGATTAAGAATTTCAGTAACTCTACCCCGGAATTGGCAGCAACGTTACCCCAAATAGTAGCCAATCCAAACTATAAAAACCTGATCATCGATTTGAGGAACAATCCCGGAGGCGGAATAGAAGCAGCCTTTGAATTTGCCAAGCACATTACCGACAGTGATATGGAAGTCGGTTATTTTCTGACTAATAAATTACAATACACCGGTTACCAACCCGAATTATTTAAAACACTCCCGGAATTGCAACCCAAAGGCACCAAAGATTTTACCGATGAGTTAAAAGCATCACCCGGCGTTAAGCTTATCTTTAAAAAACCCACCAATCCTGTATTTACAGGAAATATATACGTTTTAACCAATGGCAAAACAGGAAGCACCTGCGAACCTATTGTCTATGCACTCAAAAACAGTAAAAGAGCCACTATTGTAGGCGAAAAAACCGCTGGTGCTATGTTAGCAGCATCTCCTTTTGTGGTGTCCGGAAAATACATGCTGATATTGCCCATTGCCGATTTCTATACGTATGACGGCATTCGCTTGGATAGAGTTGGTGTGAATCCCGATATTGAAGTGAAATCAGAAGAAGCTTTGAATAAGGTGTTGGAGATTATCACTGGTGGTAAAAGTTGA
- a CDS encoding LytTR family DNA-binding domain-containing protein, producing the protein MNAAQRQIHFVASLKTKVGVGLILCLFLNFIIIVLEPFGTDQFEADYRLLLLFGFGVVMFGAYIIHSSIENIWYFRKGKVWLVSYEIISTILFLLFSGTMLYLYNTVIVNQLACTLETYRRYLLVTVLSMAPVFVPTMLYLRQKFGERIVPLPKNSYLLTGENKNEILRLEKDDLLFIKAVENYVEICFVDKSNKVISKTFRQTLSNVAQQLPFLEKCHRSYLVNISNIVSISGNSQSATISFVVGEKEIPLSKTYYKHLKNSVP; encoded by the coding sequence TTGAATGCAGCACAAAGACAAATACATTTTGTAGCCTCCCTAAAAACAAAAGTAGGGGTTGGTTTGATACTCTGCCTTTTTTTAAACTTCATTATCATTGTCCTTGAACCCTTTGGCACCGATCAGTTTGAAGCCGATTACCGATTATTACTGCTTTTTGGTTTTGGTGTCGTGATGTTTGGCGCCTATATTATTCATAGTAGTATTGAAAACATTTGGTATTTCAGGAAAGGAAAGGTTTGGCTGGTTTCTTATGAAATCATTTCAACCATACTATTCCTTCTATTTTCAGGAACCATGCTCTATCTCTACAATACTGTCATAGTAAATCAGCTAGCGTGCACCCTGGAAACCTATCGCCGTTACTTACTCGTTACGGTCTTATCTATGGCTCCGGTTTTTGTCCCGACCATGCTCTATTTAAGACAGAAGTTTGGCGAAAGGATTGTTCCCCTGCCAAAGAACTCCTACCTACTCACCGGTGAAAACAAAAACGAAATCCTAAGACTGGAAAAAGACGACCTATTATTTATCAAAGCGGTAGAAAACTATGTGGAAATCTGCTTTGTTGATAAAAGCAACAAGGTCATTTCCAAAACCTTCCGACAAACACTCTCCAATGTAGCCCAACAACTGCCTTTTTTAGAAAAATGCCACCGGTCTTATCTGGTCAACATATCCAATATTGTATCAATATCCGGTAATTCACAAAGCGCAACGATATCTTTTGTGGTAGGTGAAAAAGAAATTCCGCTATCAAAAACCTATTACAAACACCTAAAAAATAGCGTGCCTTAA
- a CDS encoding sensor histidine kinase produces the protein MSEIINIHDDKQSLVSFKPRARLLIQLGDQLIKNESIALVELVKNSYDADANIVNIYMENVEDPEEGVIIIEDDGFGMSPEIVENVWLEPGADFKSEQIKNNKTSPKYHRLPIGEKGIGRFGVHKLGNIIELTTKADDFNEVYVRINWEDFNKYKYLNEVPINIIERSVPQLFKNGKTGTNIIISNLRKKWERGIAREVKRSITALASPFENNDSFLPTFDILDKPGWFEGLLNWEDVKDYSLFRFKVTMNSNSITDFEYAFTPWSTMTKLFPRNIDIKDELVETFKILKCKNDNGKEEAFSLSNFEIGKVIFEGYVFDQDPFLLKMGVSDKVGFKKYLKSNGGIKVFRDGLRVYDYGEPENDWLNLDYRRFQQPTKAISNNLILGAVYLDRKDSSDLTEKTNREGFVENDAYKAFRNSILHALDIVETLRLTDKKRLKEIYGPTPKSAPLASTLSEAKNYVEEKINDSEVKTQIIKYLNKIEVDYKRVSENLLKAAGAGLSMSVVVHEVEKILYEVEKVLKNEKASDRVLKLVTHLSSLIDGYAEIIRKSSQTTENISQVIDQALFNTEYRLMSHKVEITKQYKFFKGNNKLKIARNLLIGTIMNIIDNAIYWLDQKSFVSTEKKELFTKKLFIDITEDENSTYLIIADNGTGFLIPTDDITEPFVTAKPGGMGLGLHITSEIMEAQNGRVIFPNEGDFEIPEEFKNGATVVLSFKK, from the coding sequence ATGTCAGAAATAATAAATATACATGATGACAAACAATCTTTGGTTAGTTTCAAACCAAGAGCTAGACTACTAATCCAATTAGGTGATCAACTTATCAAAAATGAAAGTATTGCATTAGTTGAATTGGTTAAAAACTCTTATGATGCTGATGCAAATATTGTCAATATCTATATGGAAAATGTTGAAGACCCAGAAGAGGGTGTAATTATCATAGAAGATGATGGTTTTGGAATGAGTCCTGAGATAGTTGAAAATGTTTGGTTAGAGCCGGGCGCAGATTTTAAAAGTGAACAAATCAAAAACAATAAAACTTCTCCTAAATATCATCGGCTACCAATAGGCGAAAAAGGGATTGGTCGTTTTGGCGTTCATAAATTAGGCAACATAATTGAACTGACAACCAAAGCTGATGATTTCAATGAAGTTTATGTTAGAATAAACTGGGAAGACTTTAACAAATATAAATATTTAAATGAAGTCCCTATCAATATTATTGAAAGATCAGTGCCACAACTTTTTAAGAATGGTAAAACAGGAACTAATATCATCATTAGTAATCTTAGAAAAAAGTGGGAAAGAGGAATTGCGCGTGAAGTTAAACGCTCAATTACTGCACTAGCCTCTCCTTTCGAAAATAATGATTCTTTCTTACCAACGTTTGATATTCTAGATAAACCGGGATGGTTTGAAGGTCTATTAAATTGGGAGGATGTTAAAGATTATTCTCTCTTCAGGTTCAAAGTAACAATGAATAGCAATTCTATTACAGATTTTGAATATGCTTTCACTCCTTGGTCAACAATGACGAAGTTGTTTCCTAGAAACATTGATATTAAAGATGAGCTAGTTGAGACATTCAAAATTCTGAAATGTAAAAACGATAACGGAAAAGAAGAAGCTTTTTCTCTTTCAAATTTTGAAATTGGCAAAGTTATATTTGAAGGATATGTCTTCGACCAAGACCCATTTCTTTTAAAAATGGGAGTGTCGGATAAAGTTGGTTTTAAAAAATATCTAAAATCAAATGGTGGTATAAAAGTATTCCGTGATGGTCTAAGAGTCTATGATTATGGTGAGCCTGAAAATGATTGGTTGAATTTAGACTATAGAAGATTCCAACAACCTACAAAAGCGATTAGTAATAACTTAATTCTTGGAGCTGTATATCTTGATCGAAAAGACAGCTCTGATTTAACAGAGAAAACTAATAGAGAAGGATTTGTCGAAAATGATGCGTATAAAGCGTTTAGAAATTCCATTCTTCATGCATTAGACATAGTTGAAACACTTAGACTTACAGATAAAAAAAGATTAAAAGAAATTTATGGACCAACTCCAAAATCAGCTCCTTTGGCATCAACATTAAGTGAAGCAAAAAATTATGTAGAGGAAAAAATTAATGACAGTGAAGTAAAAACTCAGATAATAAAATACTTAAATAAAATTGAAGTTGATTATAAAAGAGTTAGTGAAAATTTACTCAAGGCGGCAGGAGCTGGATTGAGTATGTCGGTTGTTGTTCATGAAGTTGAAAAAATTTTATATGAAGTTGAAAAAGTATTAAAAAATGAAAAAGCTTCAGATAGGGTGTTAAAACTAGTTACACATCTATCTTCATTAATTGACGGATATGCTGAAATTATTAGAAAGTCGAGTCAAACAACTGAAAACATTTCACAAGTTATAGACCAAGCCCTATTCAATACTGAATACAGGCTTATGTCCCATAAAGTAGAAATTACTAAACAATACAAGTTTTTTAAAGGAAATAACAAACTTAAAATTGCTAGAAATCTTCTGATTGGAACAATTATGAATATCATTGACAATGCAATTTATTGGTTAGACCAAAAATCTTTTGTTTCTACAGAAAAAAAAGAACTGTTTACCAAAAAGCTTTTTATTGATATTACAGAAGATGAAAACTCAACATATTTAATTATTGCTGACAATGGTACTGGTTTTTTAATCCCAACTGATGACATTACTGAACCTTTTGTAACTGCAAAACCAGGAGGCATGGGTCTTGGCTTACACATCACTAGTGAAATAATGGAGGCACAAAATGGGAGAGTAATTTTTCCAAATGAAGGTGATTTTGAAATCCCAGAAGAATTCAAAAATGGGGCAACTGTAGTACTATCTTTTAAAAAATAA